A stretch of Acropora muricata isolate sample 2 chromosome 7, ASM3666990v1, whole genome shotgun sequence DNA encodes these proteins:
- the LOC136922788 gene encoding thioredoxin reductase 2, mitochondrial-like, whose amino-acid sequence MNFLKHSIRLAHIRGHLTACKAPSSKALSSYADSQDYDLVVIGGGSGGLACSKEAANYGKKVAVLDFVHPSTQGTVWGLGGTCVNVGCIPKKIMHQAALLGEFLKDAQKYGWNVPEDRTFSWESLVLAVQNHVKALNWGHRVQLHDKKVEYLNAKGSFLDPHTVKAVSNNGTERTLRAKNFVVAVGGRPRFPKEIPGAVEYGISSDDLFSLKESPGKTLVIGASYVALECAGFLVGLGFDTSLMMRSIPLRGFDQQMAGLVTDYMENHGTRFLKQCVPVRIDKGDNKLLHVTWKETVTGESHQEAFQTVLFAIGRDAETSELNLSQAGVEVHPQTKKIIGNDKEQTTVPHIYAIGDVLQDRPELTPVAIRAGKLLADRLFGDSNVTMDYDKVATTVFTPLEFGTVGLSEEKAIDLYGEENIEVYHAFYKPLEFIVPARNAEQCYTKVVCLREGDRLILGLHFLGPSAGEVIQGFAATMRCGLTYKTLSATVGIHPTCAEEVVKLHITKRSGEDPTVTGC is encoded by the exons ATGAATTTCCTAAAGCATTCTATTCGCCTGGCACACATTAGAGGTCATTTGACGGCGTGCAAGGCCCCTTCCTCCAAAGCTTTAAGTTCTTATGCAG acTCTCAAGATTATGATCTTGTTGTAATTGGAGGTGGGTCTGGGGGACTAGCTTGTTCAAAGGAAG CTGCTAATTACGGCAAAAAAGTTGCAGTTTTGGACTTTGTCCACCCATCTACACAAG GTACTGTATGGGGTCTTGGTGGAACATGTGTCAATGTGGGCTGCATACCAAAGAAAATTATGCATCAGGCAGCTCTGCTGGGAGAATTCCTAAAG GATGCACAAAAATACGGGTGGAATGTGCCTGAGGATAGAACCTTCTCATG GGAATCACTGGTACTGGCAGTACAAAATCATGTAAAAGCCCTTAACTGGGGTCACAGAGTACAACTTCATGACAA AAAGGTTGAGTATCTTAATGCTAAAGGCTCATTTTTGGATCCTCACACCGTAAAAGCAGTGTCAAATAATGGCACAGAG AGAACATTGAGAGCAAAGAATTTTGTCGTGGCAGTTGGTGGAAGGCCGAGATTTCCAAAAGAG ATACCCGGTGCTGTTGAGTATGGGATCAGTAGCGATGATTTGTTTTCGTTGAAAGAGTCTCCTGGAAAAAC GTTAGTTATCGGTGCATCTT ATGTGGCTTTAGAGTGCGCTGGTTTCTTGGTTGGCTTAGGATTTGACACTTCCCTAATGATGCGGTCAATTCCGCTCAGAGGCTTTGACCAA CAAATGGCAGGACTTGTGACAGACTACATGGAGAACCACGGAACTCGATTCCTGAAGCAGTGTGTTCCAGTAAGAATAGACAAAGGCGACAACAAATTACTTCATGTAACGTGGAAGGAAACTGTCACCGGAGAATCACATCAAGAGGCATTTCAAACTGTTTTGTTTGCAATTG GTAGAGATGCCGAGACGTCTGAATTGAATCTTAGCCAAGCAGGAGTAGAAGTTCACCCCCAAACCAAGAAAATTATAGGGAATGATAAAGAACAAACCACGGTCCCGCATATCTACGCCATTGGCGACGTTTTGCAG GATCGCCCAGAACTGACCCCAGTGGCTATAAGGGCTGGAAAGCTTCTCGCCGACAGGCTCTTCGGAGATTCTAACGTTACTATGGACTACGATAAG GTTGCTACGACCGTTTTTACACCGCTGGAGTTTGGCACTGTTGGACTCTCCGAGGAGAAAGCAATCGATTTATACGGAGAAGAAAACATCGAG GTTTACCACGCATTTTACAAACCACTCGAGTTTATTGTACCTGCCAGAAATGCTGAGCAGTGTTACACGAAG GTGGTTTGTTTGAGAGAAGGAGATCGGTTAATCTTAGGATTGCATTTTCTGGGACCTTCAGCTGGAGAAGTCATTCAAGGATTTGCTGCGACTATGAG GTGTGGCCTAACGTACAAAACATTGTCAGCCACCGTTGGAATCCATCCGACATGCGCAGAAGAAGTCGTGAAGCTGCATATCACGAAGAGGTCTGGGGAGGACCCTACTGTGACTGGTTGCTGA
- the LOC136922792 gene encoding protein Wnt-8b-like: protein MTSPAAILVLASFALINNLGIMAQIKNDQIVAQEAYQLLLNIIREGGHLGLEECRKQFKNEIWNCSLNHKQSHKQLPIFVKTTLPYANRETAFVHAISTAAITHKITTQCKQGKIPGCNCAVIKKSHKPGDDWQWGGCSDNIRFGEKVTKRFIDSLEKGNDARVAFNLHNNEVGRKVVRSSTKRECKCHGVTGSCSLKTCWKELGPMETVGSRLKQIYHSAARVLFENNKLKERINRQLRVVSSKEKKLVYLDVSPNYCLRNDTFGLPGMRGRTCRGDEAPLSKCRSLCERCGLQHHTVEKYKQIKCKCKFVWCCSVKCETCTSKYSLTTCTR, encoded by the exons ATGACCTCTCCAGCTGCAATTTTGGTGCTTGCTTCATTCGCTCTGATAAACAACTTGGGAATAATGGCTCAAATCAA GAATGACCAAATTGTGGCACAAGAG gcttatcaattattattgaacaTCATAAGGGAAGGAGGCCATCTTGGACTGGAAGAATGCCGTAAACAATTCAAGAATGAAATATGGAATTGTTCCCTTAACCACAAACAAAGCCATAAACAGCTTCCAATCTTCGTGAAAACAACGCTTCCGTATG CTAATCGAGAAACGGCGTTTGTGCACGCAATTAGCACGGCCGCCATAACACACAAAATCACGACACAATGCAAGCAAGGAAAGATACCTGGATGTAATTGCGCGGTCATCAAGAAGTCGCATAAACCTGGAGATGATTGGCAGTGGGGTGGATGCAGCGACAACATTAGGTTTGGAGAAAAGGTGACCAAGCGTTTTATTGATAGTCTGGAAAAAGGAAACGATGCCAGAGTGGCCTTCAATTTACACAACAACGAAGTTGGAAGAAAG GTTGTACGGTCCAGCACAAAGAGAGAGTGCAAATGTCATGGTGTGACAGGAAGTTGCAGCTTGAAAACTTGTTGGAAGGAGCTGGGGCCTATGGAAACTGTTGGATCCAGACTGAAACAGATATACCACAGTGCAGCGCGGGTGTTATTTGAGAACAACAAACTTAAGGAACGCATAAACAGGCAACTAAGAGTCGTCtcgagcaaagaaaaaaagcttgtCTATCTCGATGTCTCTCCTAACTACTGCTTGCGCAACGATACTTTTGGTTTGCCTGGGATGCGAGGAAGAACCTGCCGAGGTGACGAAGCTCCTCTGAGCAAATGCCGATCCCTTTGCGAAAGGTGTGGACTTCAACACCACACTGTGGAAAAATACAAACAGATCAAATGCAAGTGTAAATTTGTGTGGTGTTGCAGTGTTAAATGCGAAACATGCACAAGCAAGTACTCTCTCACAACATGCACTAGGTAG